Within the Hevea brasiliensis isolate MT/VB/25A 57/8 chromosome 2, ASM3005281v1, whole genome shotgun sequence genome, the region agttattagattcttgctttagtttatatcttcttagccaagggctacccaatcaattgcattgactttgagtgcttagagaaaactctagggtgagaagtagctaattgatgtctcaccaatcctagaacaatctttctaaacctttcaaggcgaaatcatagcatacacttgaaaaagaaatgatctaggcattctttgaattttaaacccatattttagccttagccaacctcacttcaaaatttcctttgaaaccaatttgagcctacatttatctctCTTActcctttggaacccacattaatacctagccataaacccaaacacttacctaccctccatgagaataattcttaaAGAGAtagattccaaaaaaaaaaaataataataataataatatatatatatatatatatatatatatatatatatatatatatataacaattagttgggagaagtaattaaaataataaaaaaagctaacaaattcaattatggtatgtaaagtaattcaccacccaagtacacaaagaaatgagtttgggggtgaattgaaagggacaattataattcaattcaatgatatttatgtagtccctctaaaagcttcaaaattatatgctaacattagtgaaaagttgtaaagttccttctcccaattgattaaaaaaaaataataaaaaaaaataaaataaaaaatattttgtgtattttgatcttttaataatttgattattctcatattttgttacctttatcatTTCTTGTTaaccacattatcacccccttagccacattacaacccttgaaagtccttttgatcttttgatagtgttttgctacattagtggagattggaataggaaaattgcctatgggattgtgatatcattaatccattcatttacttccatcattatttgagatacTTTAGcttatggattaccctatagtctatttaggcacaATTATtcttgtgattgattggtttgggcttgatgatatggataattgacccaaggctaagcggtgataactttggtaaggattaaattctttgcatcttgaaagtgggtatatggtttgttggtggctaaaggtaagcttgagagtttggataagtaattttcatgaatttaaggtaaggtaccccaaattgtattaattgtttttaatttgcttgaggacaagcaaaggtttgagtttgggggaatttgttacactcacttcatataggcattttagggtagttttgcatccattttgccctcatattttagtatattttatgtttttagctttattttatcttatttgttaattttagatactttatatttgattttcgtaatttttgttgttttgataggattttgtggcaaatcgaagatcaatgagtgcaataggaaataatttgaagagatttgaagttctttaagcatggaggaaagttgaagaaatcaagccttgaaagagcaaactagccgaaatttgcttgagactttgcttaaggtcatgcttagggtaaagcggcaatgcttaaggtgcagcacaagtcaagcatgagcagaaaagtccattttactctaagtctgccgagatttctgAAGGTCCGCAACCTTAAGGCACAATGTGACCAGAGgctaaaatttgctaagaagTCGCTTAGGTTAAGCCAACCCTAAGCGAATGCCCAACGTGAATAGTCTtcttgacttggataattttacacctcatttcctatccactccttgtcttttatttacttttagggcaacttttagggaccatataaattcatcatttccttatttttgccataagaggaagggaagaaaaaaacaaaaaggaaagaaaattatatagaaagagggagagaagacgccattctctctaggaagaggagctgctgcacgagtttggagctccagaaactagAGACCTTGGTTATTCCACCTGGGTTTTCCTATTTCAGTCCTTTtgtcatgtttttctttattcttccatcaatatttcttgtaaataccatcatgagtgagtaatttctttagatttcagagttgggaaatatgttttagattaatttgtggatttggactgggtatttccttattttatatgaatatgagttttgattccttccttgtgtgcttgatttacttgcctaatgttggtacccattgggtattgtgttaatctttgattgaaggaccgaaaggtgaaagtcattgatgggtaatcatggatggaaacttaaaatcacctagatttagaaataaactaggactttaagaggaattaattattggttacaaaacttaatgggttttaaagtaatcaaatacatacgaaagtaggtttggttattttagaatacactttgatttgcttgaaaaagatatcaaagggatttataatcaatttccttcaaactctatttttccctaaaaattggaatgcccaagacaaatcccaattaatttatgcataaacccccaactctggaatcacttttaccataattagactttcgtttaaattacccattgttaattttagtttaattgcgaactagaattagaatttatttgtttgctctttacccatttcaattagattaatcaatttaccttgctcatttacatttaccatttattcattaatcattagcccaaataatcgcttcattcatagtttagtaatcaaacagcaaatcctcgtgggaacgatacttgattcatcactttattacttgagacgacccgtatacttgcggattttaGTCACatcactactcttcgtcgttctacccgtgtaagagaaactcctcattatctttctgattttcactgttactctactattgcaacccttcatgagcctcgttcttatcgtgaggcaagtactgaccctctttggcagcaagctatgactgacgaacttcaggctttagagaaaactcatacttgggatgtagttgatcttccaccaaacaagacccctattggttgcaaatggatttacaaaatcaagacccgttctgatggaactattgaacgctacaaagctcgcttagtagccaaagggtacactcaagagtatggtatcgactatgaagaaacttttgctccagtggcccgattaacatctattcgcagtctcttagctattgctgcagttcgtaaatggaaacttttccagatggatgtcaaaaatgcttttcttcatggtgatttaacagaagaggtttatatgcatcctccacctggttatcattctcctcataaggtttgcaaacttcgacgagccttatatggattaaaacaagctcccagggcctggtttgccaaatttagttccactcttgctcaacttggtttctctctagtccacatgattctgcattattcactcgccgaactgacagtggtattgttcttttgttgctttatgttgatgatatgataataacaggagatgattcatctggtattctagagttacaacattatctcaatcaacatcttgaaatgaaagacctgggttctctcagctattttttgggtcttgaagtttctcaaaattctgatggctattatctatctcaagccaagtatgcatccgacttactttctcgagcaggcatcactgatagcaaaacagtatcaatcccattggagctcaattgcaaacttacacctcttgatggcactcctcttgatgatcctactttatatcgacagcttgtcggtagtattgtttatctcacagttactcgacctaatatttcatatgctgttcatctggtcagccagtttatgtctgctcctcgctcaactcatttctctgcagtacttcgaatccttcgttatatcaaaggcactctttttcatggtttgcacttttccgctacctcctccctagtattatccgCTACTCGATCTTGATTGGGTGGTGATCCGGCGGATCGtcgctctacaactggttattgtttcttgggtaattctcttatctcttggcgtagcaaaaagcaaactgttgttgcacgttctagcacagaatctgaatatcgtgctcttgctgatgctacatctgaactactttggttacggtggttattaactgatttgggtgtcactcattcttctgccacaatgcttcattgcgataatagaagtgccatacagatttctcataatgatgtatttcatgagcgtaccaaacacatcgaaattgattgtcattttgtacgtcatcatgttgctcatggcaccatatgtttgattcctgtctcctctgtcagccaaaccgctgatatattcaccaaaatgcatcctcccgctcgctttcaggatctcttaagcaaactcaagttggtacctgtgctaccaccttgagtttgagggaggggggtgttagcataattacagcaattagcatgattataggagatttgtgtagcataattacggcaattagcatgattataggagatttgtgtagcataattatagcaattattattcttgtccaaattagttcatattttcatgtataaatagatgtaatatctctgtaaatgagacacagacaaatacacaatccttttcttcattacttgtattctttcttctaacaagtagtatagttttgagcttgtaattgatgatttattattgttgatagtggAATATGGCATGTCCGTTGATGTAGCCCTGTGTTGAGAGAGTGAATcacataaatattgatattttttgTGTTTACTTTGTTTCTTTACAGTTTACACGCTTTCGTAGTGCTcaacaaaaataatataatatggtATTTTTCAACTCTTTCTAACATTAATTGTTGTCTTACAATGCAATATaacttgaattttgaattttttttattgtttgaaTTATgactttatttgaaaattttataatttatgaagTTTATAATGATAGTGAAAATTACAAGTTAAtattttcaaattcaaaatctATCATTGACCAACCTCGTTGAGGGTGCGAGGAACGGAATAAATTTGTTAGAATTAAGATTCGAAGAGTTCTGAGTgattttacaatttttttcatatttatgTTTTGTTGCATCTTATTATTCTAAATGGAATAATTAAATTCCCTTAACAAATAACGTAGCAGTAGCTTTTTTATGTAGGTTGTTTAATATGCAAGCGTTGACTAATTCTTTTAAGTGTAGCAATAAAAATAAACGAGTATTGTCAATTCTTAAACAGCAAGAAAAGTAATCCCAAAGGGAAGTTGATCTGTGGAAATGCAATTATTAAACAAGAGGAAAATGCAAAGCTTCATTAAATGCAAAGGTATACTTCTCCCGTTAGGCTTAGCTGCAAAACACGACTATTATAATATATATGGTAGACAAGTCAAAACATGCATGCAGCAGTCTAAACTGGTATGCTCAGCAAGAAAAAAGAAACCTGGCTAGTCTCGATCGATTCTTTCCTTCCTGGATAAAACGTTGCCTTCCCCATGGACCCCTTTTCTGTATGATATGAACAATTCAGCTTCATAACAGGAATTCGAGGATTTACAGATAAGCTAAAAATTATTTTTGTGGATTAAGTCCATTTGCGTTGGGTCAGTCTATTAATGGGTGAAGCGGGCATCACTTTCATTTATGGAGATAAAATACTCGATCTCACTTAAAAGATAAAAGTGTCAAATTATTCATATCATATACATtactattaaatttttttctattttaataaaGGAAACTATAATTTTCAGATAAATTATATAATACTCTTGATGTATGGGCCATCACTAATAAAAGGTAGATCCCATATTATGAGAAAAAGTACTCATCACAAAATTATTAGTTAGACGTGGCAATAAATGATAAGAGAAAATAGGTAGTTAGAGTGTGACCTTGCTTAATTTGCTATACTACATATGAGATACGTATTTAATTATATTAGGTacgtatttaattattattaatttcatCTTTAATGCTTATGTGACTTCCAATGAAAAAAAAACAGCTGTCACTCAATTGGAAATCAAaatgtttattttattaattcTTAAGTGGAGTTAGATGTGAAAACTCTTGTGCACTTGAGATTATATGTGTTGGATGAATGGATTAAGCAAAGCCTAGACACATTGACAATGTCTTTTGCACATATTGCATCTAATTAATGTGATTGCTATTGATAACTCCTCTAAAATATATTTAACGATATTGTTAATGTAAGATACATAGTATATGTTGAGCACCATACTAAATTAATACATAAtttgatttatatttttaatttaataaaaggcAAAGTATTAACGttagttatgattttattaaGATGTCGAGTCTTGTCATTCAATACTGTGTGTATATATCTatctttgacaaaaaaaaaattaatattcatgttaaaaaaatcataaaaaaggcAACAgttaaatgatatatatatatatataaataaagtagGAAGGTATTCTCAATAGACTGGTATGGGACATTCTATTTCATTGTATTATTATATAGCATTCTCTATTATATTGCCACATGactctctattaaattttctttatttttaattatttaattattttaaattataataaattgttAATTCTccaattatatatataagttataagTTATTTAGTAGTTATCCTCTTAAGTAGCCATTATTATTATGAGGTAAAttacaatatattaacatatattaattatatgtatttatatatttatatttaatatatatatattattatttaatatatatattatatacagagataaattttaatcatttttattataaaatttttattaaaaagtttaaaaaataaaatatataataattaataaaaatataaaatattatattatttttatatattaaattttaaaaaatataaattaaaattattaataattacataaattagcATGGATAATTCTATAGTTTTATTTATATTACATGTGAATCTCGTTGCAGACTTCGTCTTCAACCCAAGATGCTGGCCGTACATCTACTGCATGTTTATCAAGGCTACGTTCGCCATTTGGTAAATCCTGTGAAAATGTTTGCCAGCCTGAGCTTTTATTGGAAACCGCGTCCTCTACCTTTCGACCCACTTCCATTTAGGCCCCAGTGGATGTGCGAAGAATCTACGTGGGAGATGAGTGCGTCTCTGACAAAAGGGATGGCATAGACTGTAATAATCACCAACTTCAAGGGTTACTTTTTATTCTTGCTACTATATATTTCCTGCTCATTTGGTCTCTCAGGGGAAAAATAATAACGTAGCTTAATAGCTTTCTAGCGTTgttctctcaaaaggcaaaaatgTTTACTAACGCGTCCTTCTTCAAAattatctttttcttcttctttcgcatCCTCTTTAGACAATTTCATAATCCAAAAGCTCTCCATAGGAGTTTTAGCAGTCTCTACTCATCTCAGAGCAAATATCAAAGGTATCCTTCTCTTGCTCATAGGTCTGACCTATCAAACAAACCTTTGATTTTTAACGTGGAAGGTACTCTCTTGAAATCCTCTTCTTTGTTTCCTTACTTTATGCTTGTGGCCTTTGAGGCTGGAAGCATTTTAAGggctttttttctctttcttttgtaCCCATTTATTTGTTTGGTCGGTGGCGATATGGGCTTGAAGATAATGGTCATGGTCTGCTTCTTTGGAATCAAGAAAGAAAGCTTTAGAGTTGGAAGAGCTGTTTTGCCCAAGTTCTTCTTGGAGGATGTTGGGTTAGAGGCATTTGAAGTGTTGAAAAGAGGTGGGACAAAGGTGGCAGTAAGCGACTTCCCTCAAGTAATGATTGAGAGTTTCCTAAGAGATTATTTAGAGATTGACTGTGTTGTTGGAAGAGAGCTGAAATCGGTTTGTGGGTATTTTGTGGGACTCATGGAACAGAAAAAGAAAGACATCCTACCTCTAGAGAAGATACTTGGAGTTGGAGAGGAGAAGACGATTAATCAAGAtgttattggcattagttgctttAACAGATCTATTGATCACCACCTATTCTCTCATTGCAAGGTGAGCAATGGCTGGGAATTAatttagtttctttttttttttaatttttgggatTTATCATTATATGTATTTTTTGAAAACGAATGAAAGGAACTATCTAAATTTTGCAACTTGCAACTACTGTAACAGGAGATTTACCTGGTCAGAAAAGCAGACAAGAGGAGCTGGCAATATCTACCCAGAGACAAGTGCCCCAACCCACTTATCTTCCACGATGGTCGACTGGCTCTAAGACCAACCCCACTAGCTACCTTGGCATTGTTCATGTGGCTTCCTttcagttttatccttgtcccaATCAGACTAGTTGCTGCCTTAACTCTCCCCTACAGTATATCCATCCCCTTGTTAACTTTCAGTGGATTTCGTTGCACAATATCAAAACCCAAAACTTCTGGTTATTCCCCTCCAACCCCAAAGGAGAATAAGCCCAAAAAAGGCCTCCTTTATGTTTGTAACCACAGAACATTACTAGATCCTCTGTACCTTTCTTTCTCGTTGAAGAAAGATTTAACTGCAGTCACATACAGTCTCAGCAGGATGTCGGAGATATTATCGCCAATCAGAACCGTCCGATTAACACGTAACCGTGATGAAGATGGGAAGATGATGGAGAAGCTATTAAGTCAAGGTGATCTTGTGGTATGCCCAGAAGGGACAACATGCAGGGAGCCATACCTGTTGAGGTTTAGCCCTTTATTTTCAGAGATGAGTGATGAAATAGTTCCTGTTGCTTTGGACGCCCACGTGAGCATGTTTTATGGCACAACAGCAGGTGGGCTAAAGTGCCTAGACCCACTATTCTTTCTCATGAACCCTCTGCCCAGTTACACCATCCAGTTACTTGAGGGTGTGCCTGGGCTCTCTAAGAGTAATAATTGTGAGAAATCAAAGTTTGATGTTGCCAATTATGTGCAACGTGAGATTGGCAAAGTGCTGGGCTTCGAGTGTACCAAGCTTACTAGAAGAGACAAATACGAGATCTTGGCGGGGAATGATGGCttaacttcttcttctccttcttgtcCCGCTATCAAGCACTCCTAAATCCCACGTCCAAAATGTGCCCTACATGCGGAGACAAGAACTTCGCAAGTATGCTGCTTGCTTACTTTTCTTCAATTTGGTGATGCGCGCAGATGGCACATggcattttttttttagttttattttttatcaatatatatAGTTTTTAGATTATTAAGCTataagctctctctctctctctgtatatatattttattcgtTCTTCTGCTTCTCTGAGTGTTGACGACAAGATGTACCTACGAGtgttccatatatatataaaattagagaaattatTATGTGCATGTATACTATTTCCCATATTTTTTGTAATTAtgtgaattttattatttatattataaaagtaactattttttttaaatatattttaatatttctaatataTGAATGATTATCCATATAATTGTGGCAATGTGATTGTAAAGTTTGTCCCGCTGTCAAGCGTTATTATGCCTAAATCTGGCGCCCAAAATGCGCCGTACGCGTGGAGATATGGGCATCGCAAATCTACTGCTTGCTTTTCTTTAATTTGGTGACGCGGGCATATGGCACACAGTTTTTTTTATTCCACTAAATCACTTTAATGTCAAATTTCACCTTTTAGACAAATTTTATTTAAAcagttttcaatttttttattaaatttaatataaaaaattttaatttaaattcaatcacTATTTTGAGTGACAAGCACGCGACattcttttaaatattttttaacattaaaatattacttttatatttttgtacatataattaaaattagaaaaaatcattattatttaaattaaaaaatattattaattcttCTACTTCATGAGTATTAATTGATGACAAGTTGCATACATGCTATCATGCTCTCTCACAAGCTCACAATTAATTATGATTGTAATGATGCTGCACCAATCCAATACACATGCATATCTGCATGAGACTTAATTAAATACTGCAGTAATTAACGAGCGATGGGTTGTGGGGACTTGATGTCTCCACGAATATATCAAGATATGTACAATATCAATATCACATTGGAAATGAAAAAGCCATTATTTTTCCACAAAGTTTGGTGCAAGAAATGCTTCCTCAGCTAGCCAAAAGTATTATAAATTAGAGCATACAACAAAGAGCTAAAACTCAAGCATATGCAGATACATCCATCCTCTGGTCAGTGACATAGCCGATCGAATGACAACTTAATTTCTCTTATACTTTCTTTGGAAAATTTTTTAGggggaaggaaaataaaaagtgaaaaataaaaatattttatttttgttattttatttactcttatttgaataaaaatgaaggaaaataaaGAGGGGAAAGAAaagtataataaatttataattttatcttatatattttttaaataaaaatagtaaTATTGTAATTTTGATTTATAATCTCACACTTCTGTTATTTTCTCTCTAAATTGAAGAGAAAATAACAAGAGAAAAATAAGGGTTATTTTTTCTCCTActcttcttatttttcttttattttcaaatAAGAAAAAGTGCTAAacctaatttattttcttttatttattttttttctctcattttctctcatatCCAAACAAAGTGTTAGCGATTTACATAATATaataatgattaaattaaaaaaaaaataattattgatagaTATTTAGTCGAAGACAATTGGGACCATGAGTTTTGAGGAAAAATCAAGTTAAATGAAAGAGTTAATTAATTGCAAATGAATGAATTGTCTTATACATCTTCAATTAGTGATATTGACATTTTTTTGGTCAAATAAAATCCTCTTGCcaggtttatttatttatctatttatttatttttttgatgcGTACCACCGAATAATTTGGGGTAACCCACCCTGCTTAATTACATCGATCGTCAGGCGAATGATCATTAAGCAAATGGACGTCCGGCGGAGCAGCTTCAGCAGGGTTAGCTAATTAGCCAGTCAGTAAAGGACGCAGGATGCCTTGGAGGAATGTTATCATTAATGACCATCCTCTTCACAACACACTCATACCATCACATTCTACATTCAAGTGAAGATTTGACCTCTAAAGATATTGCATGTTGAGATTTAAACAATTATATGTAGAGATTTAAATTCATGAAACTGACATATGAAAGGTATGCAATAGAATTTCAACCGTCTCACATTAATTGCatcatttcaatttttataaaaattattaataaactaattaatcttacaacataaaaaaaaaaaacgtataaatataatatatttttacaaattatttatagttcatattataattttaaataattaaaattattgatattcatttaaaaataatattttacgaATAAAATatgctaaaaattaatttttattgattttgggggatTCTTTTCAGTAATATTAAATAATGGCACGTGCGGCCGTGTGAAAGTAGTAGGCGGGCCTAAGCCTAGCCCATGTTATTGTATTGGAGCCCGGCCTTGAATTACGAAAATTGAAGCCTCTTGAAAACGTGAGGTTGTCGGTGACTCAGAATCAAACTAATATATAGGAAGACGCTCGCGCCGTAACCTTCCTCTGTTTCCTTCTAGGGTTTATTGTAATCGGTCCCATATACCAAatctctcttctttttctctcgATTCGGATCCACGTCCGCCCACCCAATACCCAATCAGGTTATTCACGATTCTTTGCAGTTAGGTTTACTGGATTTGGATGGGTACGGAGAGGAAGAGAAAAGTGAGCTTGTTTGATGTGGTGGACGAGACTTCGATCTCGGCGAAGAAATCGAAAACAAACGGCGGTGGTGGAGCGGCGATAAACAACAACGGAAACAACGACAATTTGATTAATCGTTGGACTGGGAAGCCATATTCACAGAGGTACTATGAAATATTGGAAAAGAGGACGAGTCTGCCCGTTTGGCAACAAAAAGAGGAGTTCTTGACGGCTTTGAAGAAAAATCAGGTCCTTGTTCTTGTTGGTGAGACTGGTAGTGGAAAAACTACTCAGGTTAGTTAGTTAATaccttttttaacttttttttaaagCTAAAAGGTACCTTCATATTGTTGGAAGTTGTTACTTGACGGCTTCATTTGGATCTTGAGATAGTGTCATGTCTCTGCATTTTCTTTTTTTGGGTGTTTTATGTATACTGTTATTGGCGTTGAATATTGAGCTTATGCATTTGTTTAAGGGGAGAAAAGCTTTAGAATTGTGCAATGTTCTTATATTATGCGATAGAAGTGTGTTGATTTTATGGATTAGCAATGAAATATACTATATGCTTAATTGCGAACCCTCCCcccaaaacacacacacacacacacacacacacacacacacacacacacacacacaaatttTTGTGGAAAATGTTGTGTTGTTGTGTGTTACTTTATCTTATTTTTTATGCATTTGAACATGTTCATTGATTGCAGAAGTGTGTGAACAATTTTATGGTGTTGGAAACTTGGAACTTGATGTGAACAATATTATTGTTACGAAGATAATATTATGGATCTTTCTTCATGTTCCAGATTCCTCAGTTTGTTTTGGAATCCATCGACATAGAAACCCCTGATAAACGTAGGAAGATGATGATTGGATGCACCCAGCCTCGTAGAGTGGCTGCAATGTCTGTTTCTCGACGTGTGGCTGAGGAGATGGATGTGAATATTGGTGAAGAGGTTGGTTATAGCATACGTTTTGAGGATTGCAGCAGTGCAAGAACAGTTTTGAAGTGAGTTAGTCTTGTGATGCGTTTCTATTTGTGTATCCACAATCGTATTCTATTTCTTGTAAAAGTTTTGAAGCAACTGTACTTGGATTAAGTAGCATGTTCACatgtttttctatttttttttttatggcagGTATTTAACTGATGGTATGCTTTTAAGAGAAGCAATGACTGATCCTCTTTTGGAGCGATACAAAGTCATAATTCTTGATGAAGCTCATGAAAGAACTTTGGCAACAGATGTGCTGTTTGGACTTCTTAAAGAAGTTTTAAGAAATAGATCTGATCTGAAGCTAGTTGTTATGAGTGCAACACTAGAGGCTGAGAAGTTTCAGGGTTATTTTAATGATGCCCCTCTGATGAGGGTTCCTGGTAGACTTCATCCAGTGGAGATCTTCTATACCCAGGAACCTGAAAGGGATTACCTTGAGGCAGCAATTCGGACAGTTGTCCAGATACATGTGTATGAGCCTCCTGGGGACATACTTGTTTTCCTCACAGGTGAGGAGGAGATAGAAGATGCG harbors:
- the LOC110638538 gene encoding probable glycerol-3-phosphate acyltransferase 3 — protein: MFTNASFFKIIFFFFFRILFRQFHNPKALHRSFSSLYSSQSKYQRYPSLAHRSDLSNKPLIFNVEGTLLKSSSLFPYFMLVAFEAGSILRAFFLFLLYPFICLVGGDMGLKIMVMVCFFGIKKESFRVGRAVLPKFFLEDVGLEAFEVLKRGGTKVAVSDFPQVMIESFLRDYLEIDCVVGRELKSVCGYFVGLMEQKKKDILPLEKILGVGEEKTINQDVIGISCFNRSIDHHLFSHCKEIYLVRKADKRSWQYLPRDKCPNPLIFHDGRLALRPTPLATLALFMWLPFSFILVPIRLVAALTLPYSISIPLLTFSGFRCTISKPKTSGYSPPTPKENKPKKGLLYVCNHRTLLDPLYLSFSLKKDLTAVTYSLSRMSEILSPIRTVRLTRNRDEDGKMMEKLLSQGDLVVCPEGTTCREPYLLRFSPLFSEMSDEIVPVALDAHVSMFYGTTAGGLKCLDPLFFLMNPLPSYTIQLLEGVPGLSKSNNCEKSKFDVANYVQREIGKVLGFECTKLTRRDKYEILAGNDGLTSSSPSCPAIKHS
- the LOC110638543 gene encoding probable pre-mRNA-splicing factor ATP-dependent RNA helicase DEAH2 isoform X2; this translates as MGTERKRKVSLFDVVDETSISAKKSKTNGGGGAAINNNGNNDNLINRWTGKPYSQRYYEILEKRTSLPVWQQKEEFLTALKKNQVLVLVGETGSGKTTQIPQFVLESIDIETPDKRRKMMIGCTQPRRVAAMSVSRRVAEEMDVNIGEEVGYSIRFEDCSSARTVLKYLTDGMLLREAMTDPLLERYKVIILDEAHERTLATDVLFGLLKEVLRNRSDLKLVVMSATLEAEKFQGYFNDAPLMRVPGRLHPVEIFYTQEPERDYLEAAIRTVVQIHVYEPPGDILVFLTGEEEIEDACRKITKEVGNMGDQVGPVKVVPLYSTLPPAMQQKIFEPAPPPLVEGGPAGRKIVVSTNIAETSLTIDGIVYVIDPGFAKQKVYNPRVRVESLLVSPISKASAHQRSGRAGRTQPGKCFRLYTEKSFHQDLQPQTYPEILRSNLANTVLTLKKLGIDDLVHFDFMDPPAPETLMRALEVLNYLGALDDDGNLTKLGEIMSEFPLDPQMGKMLVVSHEFNCSNEILSISAMLSDSCSFSVLSHEANGVVSPVCIC
- the LOC110638543 gene encoding probable pre-mRNA-splicing factor ATP-dependent RNA helicase DEAH2 isoform X3; translated protein: MGTERKRKVSLFDVVDETSISAKKSKTNGGGGAAINNNGNNDNLINRWTGKPYSQRYYEILEKRTSLPVWQQKEEFLTALKKNQVLVLVGETGSGKTTQIPQFVLESIDIETPDKRRKMMIGCTQPRRVAAMSVSRRVAEEMDVNIGEEVGYSIRFEDCSSARTVLKYLTDGMLLREAMTDPLLERYKVIILDEAHERTLATDVLFGLLKEVLRNRSDLKLVVMSATLEAEKFQGYFNDAPLMRVPGRLHPVEIFYTQEPERDYLEAAIRTVVQIHVYEPPGDILVFLTGEEEIEDACRKITKEVGNMGDQVGPVKVVPLYSTLPPAMQQKIFEPAPPPLVEGGPAGRKIVVSTNIAETSLTIDGIVYVIDPGFAKQKVYNPRVRVESLLVSPISKASAHQRSGRAGRTQPGKCFRLYTEKSFHQDLQPQTYPEILRSNLANTVLTLKKLGIDDLVHFDFMDPPAPETLMRALEVLNYLGALDDDGNLTKLGEIMSEFPLDPQMGKMLVVSHEFNCSNEILSISAMLSVLSHEANGVVSPVCIC